The Henckelia pumila isolate YLH828 chromosome 2, ASM3356847v2, whole genome shotgun sequence genome includes a window with the following:
- the LOC140879007 gene encoding ammonium transporter 2 member 3-like, whose product MDSNISLPVGLLPDEANPPWMNKGDNGWELTAAALVGLQSVPGLIILYGSMVKKKWAVNSAFMALYAFAAVLICWVSWAYRMSFGSPMLPILGKPGQAMTDTVVLKHEAETSLPAADHVFYQFAFAAITVILVAGSLVGRMNFYAWMLFVPLWVTFSYTVGAYSIWGSGFLTDNIIDYAGGYVIHLSSGVAGFTAAYWVGPRHHHDRQHFPPNNIINMLGGAGFLWMGWTGFNGGSPLAANRVTSLAVLNTHVCTATSLLVWLSLDMVVYFKSSVIGAVQGMITGLVCITPGAGIVDTWAAVLMGILSGSVPWYTMMVLHKKSSFFQQVDDTLGVFHTHAVAGLLGGLLSGFFAHPDLLRMFYQPPRTFRPGFIYGLLDGDLRGGLHQMGYQVLGALFISAWNVVATSLICILINRIIRLRMDDDDLEIGDDAAHGEEAYALWGDGVRDPPPLRFRVTPRMPAFCRRHGSHQP is encoded by the exons ATGGATTCTAACATTAGCCTTCCAGTGGGACTGCTTCCAGATGAGGCTAACCCGCCATGGATGAACAAAGGAGACAACGGATGGGAGCTAACCGCTGCTGCCTTAGTTGGCCTACAAAGTGTTCCAG GCCTGATTATACTCTATGGCAGCATGGTCAAGAAAAAATGGGCCGTAAACTCCGCCTTCATGGCGCTCTATGCGTTTGCAGCTGTGCTCATCTGTTGGGTATCTTGGGCTTATAGGATGTCCTTCGGATCGCCTATGTTGCCCATATTAGGAAAGCCTGGTCAGGCCATGACTGATACCGTTGTTTTGAAACACGAGGCCGAAACGTCTCTCCCAGCTGCGGATCATGTGTTCTATCAGTTTGCATTTGCTGCCATCACTGTTATATTGGTGGCCGGGTCATTGGTGGGAAGGATGAACTTTTACGCGTGGATGTTGTTCGTTCCGCTCTGGGTTACGTTCTCTTACACGGTGGGCGCTTACTCGATTTGGGGCTCGGGGTTCTTGACAGACAACATTATTGATTATGCAGGGGGCTATGTTATACATTTGTCTTCTGGAGTTGCTGGTTTCACTGCTGCTTATTGG GTCGGACCAAGGCATCACCATGACAGACAACATTTCCCACCAAACAACATAATAAACATGTTGGGGGGCGCAGGTTTCCTATGGATGGGTTGGACCGGATTCAATGGCGGCTCCCCCCTCGCGGCTAACAGGGTCACTTCGCTCGCTGTGTTGAACACGCACGTGTGCACCGCCACGAGCCTCCTCGTGTGGCTTTCCCTCGACATGGTAGTCTACTTCAAGAGCTCTGTCATTGGTGCTGTTCAGGGGATGATCACTGGCCTCGTTTGTATTACTCCTGGTGCAG GCATTGTGGATACATGGGCAGCAGTACTAATGGGTATACTTTCGGGCTCAGTACCATGGTACACCATGATGGTCTTGCAcaaaaaatcatcatttttcCAACAAGTTGACGACACGTTGGGAGTTTTCCACACACACGCAGTTGCGGGCCTACTGGGCGGGCTCCTCTCGGGCTTCTTCGCCCATCCGGACCTCCTCCGCATGTTCTATCAGCCTCCAAGGACTTTTAGGCCGGGCTTCATCTATGGTCTATTGGATGGAGACTTAAGAGGCGGGCTTCACCAAATGGGCTACCAAGTCTTGGGAGCACTTTTTATATCAGCATGGAATGTTGTAGCGACTAGCTTGATATGTATCTTGATAAATAGAATAATTCGACTGCGAATGGATGACGATGACCTCGAGATAGGGGATGACGCGGCACACGGGGAGGAAGCTTATGCGTTGTGGGGCGACGGAGTAAGGGATCCTCCGCCTCTACGTTTTAGAGTGACGCCTAGGATGCCTGCCTTCTGTAGACGCCACGGGAGCCATCAACCGTGA
- the LOC140879008 gene encoding uncharacterized protein, producing MNSENSFTTIPPHVFDGTNYQVWAVRMEAYLDANDLWKAVEREYDVSDLPENPTMAQIKNQKEKKQRKSKAKAILFTAVSSFVFTRIMTLKTAKEIWDFLKKEYEGSERIKGMQVLNLLREFEMQKMKESETIKEYSEKLL from the coding sequence ATGAATTCAGAAAATTCTTTCACCACAATTCCACCTCATGTATTTGATGGAACAAATTATCAAGTATGGGCTGTTAGAATGGAAGCATATCTAGATGCCAACGATCTATGGAAAGCCGTTGAACGAGAATATGATGTTTCAGATCTGCCTGAAAACCCAACGATGGCacaaatcaaaaatcaaaaggAGAAGAAGCAAAGAAAATCAAAAGCAAAGGCCATCCTGTTTACAGCAGTCTCTTCCTTTGTATTCACCAGAATCATGACATTGAAAACAGCCAAGGAAATCTgggattttttgaaaaaagaatacgaaggaagtgaaaggatCAAAGGAATGCAAGTGCTGAATTTGCTTCGAGAATTTGAGATGCAAAAGATGAAAGAATCAGAAACGATCAAGGAATATTCAGAGAAGCTTCTTTGA